The Trichomycterus rosablanca isolate fTriRos1 chromosome 22, fTriRos1.hap1, whole genome shotgun sequence genome has a window encoding:
- the tcap gene encoding telethonin, with amino-acid sequence MRVCTVLEKQGGSVVGAELSCSVREDNVSQRESYTADWHSVNMKTQHEDRQSMLMSDSSRHETLSRYWRARPLSQQCPSGVLRVGTVESGIGEHQLLPHRNTLPLPIFKPAELGTRLGRGAPHGLEDVSRPQVSDGVCLGKRDVLEITRDLPPVKPIRMEFTKAPRTLGRSMSQEAQRG; translated from the exons ATGCGTGTCTGTACAGTTCTGGAAAAGCAGGGTGGCTCTGTGGTGGGCGCTGAGCTGAGCTGCAGCGTCCGGGAGGACAATGTTTCACAGAGGGAGAGCTACACCGCTGACTGGCACAGCGTCAACATGAAAACACAGCATGAGGACCG CCAGTCCATGCTAATGTCCGACAGTTCCCGGCACGAGACGCTTTCCCGTTACTGGCGCGCCCGTCCCCTTTCCCAGCAGTGCCCCTCAGGCGTCCTGCGCGTAGGCACCGTGGAATCGGGAATCGGAGAGCACCAGCTGCTGCCCCACCGAAACACGCTCCCCCTGCCCATCTTCAAGCCTGCCGAGCTGGGTACGAGGCTCGGACGTGGTGCCCCCCACGGCCTGGAAGACGTATCCCGTCCCCAAGTGTCTGATGGGGTATGCCTGGGCAAGAGAGACGTCCTGGAGATCACGCGAGACCTGCCTCCCGTCAAACCCATTCGCATGGAGTTCACCAAAGCACCCAGAACCCTGGGCAGATCCATGTCTCAGGAGGCCCAGAGAGgataa